The nucleotide window AAGCATCAGGCCGGACAACAGGAAACCGGCCACCATACCCAGTATTACGGCACGATATTTCACGGTACGAAATCCCCTTTTCGTCGTTTTGGTTTAACTCCAGCGGGAACAGAACGCTATCCACATCGCACGCAAGCTGCACTGACCCTGCCGCTGTGGCTGATTCGGCCCCGCCGGCTTCGGGCGCACGGAAACCGAAGTATACCACCGCCTCTTAGACGTCTGCAAACCACAAACCATTCAAATGCGTATCCCGCAGACAGCCTTCCCCCTCATACAACAAGCCGGAAGCTGCTAATCTGCTGCCAGACCACGGCATGCCCGCTAACGGTGCGAGTCCCAAGAGCCCCGTTAGAATTTCAAGCCGGTCTGCAAGTGTAGACGCCCGCTGCCCTGGTCCTCGTCCGGATTGAGCGGAAATCCGTAGTCCACCCGGATTGGCCCGAGGCGCGGAATATTGAAGCCGAGACCCAGTCCAATGCTGTATTTCATGTCGCCGATATCAAAATCACTGGCGCTGCGCCAGACGCCGCCAGCATCAAGGAAAGAGTATACGCGCAGGTTCTCGGTGATTTTGTACTTGATCTCGGCGTTTTGCACCAGGCGCAACTCGCCGCCGACATAGTAGTCGTCGCCGAAGAACGTGAAGCGTTTCTCGGTAGGTCCGATTTCGCGGTAATCGTAGCCGCGGACCGTGGAGCTTCCGCCGGCGAAATAACGGAACTGTATGGGCACGTAACCGGGGTCGCCGTAATCATTGGCCCAGCCTTCGCGGGTGCGGAAGGAGAAGATCCATTTTTCATCTTTGTCAACCGGCACATACCAGATGGAGTCGTGGTCGATGCGGTAAAATTCGTTGTCGCCGCCGAGGCCTGCCAGTTCCAGCCCCAAGTCATGTTCGGAACCCCGGCTGGGGTCGAACCGGCGGTCTACCGTATTGCGGTTGATGCCCCAGAGGGTGCTGGAGGTGACGTCGCCGCCCCACTTGCGAAGTTCAGGATTCAGCACGAAACCGACGTCGTCGATGTCTATATCGCTGTAACGAAGGGCAGTGCGGGCCGTCACGTATGGGGAAAGCTGTTTGGCGAGGCGAAGCTGCGCGCCTTGGTTGGTTTCCTCATAATTGTAGCCGCTTTCGTATTCGCGGGATTCATCAAAGACGTCAAACCCGAAAGCCAGGGGATACCCGAAGATTTCGGGGTCCGTAAAGGCCAGATAGTACTGATTGCGCAGTTCGCCAACATTCAGGCGCAGCCGCAGCTGTTGCCCGGCGCCGCTGAACGTGGGCCAGTTGGCAATGTCAAAGTTGCGCAGCCGGAGCTCGGAGTAGACGCCGAACTTCTCCTCCGTGCTGTATCCGAGGCCGAAATCGAAGTTGCCCGTTTTCCCTTCGTCGACGTCGACGAGCAGATTCTCGAAGAGTTCATCGCCCGCAATGGGTTCGCGGGTAAACCGGACGGAATCGAAATACTCGGTGTTATCCAGCCGGCGTTCGCTGGCGCGCAACATGGTTCCGTCGAACCGCTCGCCGGGATAGAGCAGCAGCTCGCGCCGCACAACGTCGTCTTGGGTTACGGTATTGCCGGTGATCTTGATTTCACCGACATACATCAGTTCGCCCTCTTGAATGCGGTGAATGATATTTGTGGTCTTGGCTTCGCGGTCGAGCGTAACCTGTGGGTTCACGACGGCGTTGACGAAACCGCTGTCTGCGTAACCCTTCTGCACCAACTGGGCGTCTTCATCGACTTGTCCCACATTGTGGACATCGCCCGCCTGCACCTCCAGCAGGCCCAGCACCTCGTCGTCGTCGAACACGGCGTTGCCCGATGTATCGAGAGCGGCCACGCTGTATTCAGGGCCTTCCGCGATATGAATGGTGATATCCATCCGCTTGCCCGAGTCGTCGTAGGCGAAATCCACCTTCGGAATATCGACTTCGAGACGGCCATAGTTCTTGTATTCGGTGAGAATGCTTTCGAGATCGATCTCGAACTGGGATTCCTCGTACTTGCCCCCGAGAAACCACCACGCGCGGTCGGTCTTAACGAGTTTCTTGAGTTTTCTGCGGGAAAGGACGGTATTTCCATCGAAACGAATTTGCCGGATGCGGGCCTTTCGTCCTTCGTCGACCGCGCACGTGACATTTACGCGCCCGGGTCCGGCCTCTTCGACAACAAAGTCGACCGTGGCATTGGGGAAGCCCTTGCTTTCGTACAGTTCGAGCACGCTCTGGCGCTCGTCAGAGTAGCCCTGTTCGTCGAAAGTGCCGCCTTCGTGCCAGGACAAGGCCGCGCGAACATGGCGTGGGCGGACCTTGTCGCTGCCCACGATGCGCAACTCATTGATGATGCGCTTTTCCTCGAAAATGTAGGTGAGGATGACTTTGCCCGCTTCGACATTGGCATCGGCTTGGATGGTCGAGAAGTAGCCCAGCTCGTACAGGCGGCGCAGATCTCGAGCCACGGCCCGGGGGCTGTACGCCTGGCCTGCCTGGGCTTCGAGCTGTGCGCGCACCACCTGCTCGCTGATGCGCTCTAACCCGCTTAGACGCACCTCACCAATGGTTTGCCCGGCAAGTTCCGGGGGCTGCGCGGCAGCGCCTAGACACACAACCAGCGCTACGGCGAATCCGGGATAAATCGTAACACGTTTCAAGTAGTCACACCTTCCGCCACTGCACCGGCTGGTTCGAACACCAGCCTGTCGTCGCTTTCTGACGG belongs to Candidatus Hydrogenedentota bacterium and includes:
- the bamA gene encoding outer membrane protein assembly factor BamA, whose protein sequence is MKRVTIYPGFAVALVVCLGAAAQPPELAGQTIGEVRLSGLERISEQVVRAQLEAQAGQAYSPRAVARDLRRLYELGYFSTIQADANVEAGKVILTYIFEEKRIINELRIVGSDKVRPRHVRAALSWHEGGTFDEQGYSDERQSVLELYESKGFPNATVDFVVEEAGPGRVNVTCAVDEGRKARIRQIRFDGNTVLSRRKLKKLVKTDRAWWFLGGKYEESQFEIDLESILTEYKNYGRLEVDIPKVDFAYDDSGKRMDITIHIAEGPEYSVAALDTSGNAVFDDDEVLGLLEVQAGDVHNVGQVDEDAQLVQKGYADSGFVNAVVNPQVTLDREAKTTNIIHRIQEGELMYVGEIKITGNTVTQDDVVRRELLLYPGERFDGTMLRASERRLDNTEYFDSVRFTREPIAGDELFENLLVDVDEGKTGNFDFGLGYSTEEKFGVYSELRLRNFDIANWPTFSGAGQQLRLRLNVGELRNQYYLAFTDPEIFGYPLAFGFDVFDESREYESGYNYEETNQGAQLRLAKQLSPYVTARTALRYSDIDIDDVGFVLNPELRKWGGDVTSSTLWGINRNTVDRRFDPSRGSEHDLGLELAGLGGDNEFYRIDHDSIWYVPVDKDEKWIFSFRTREGWANDYGDPGYVPIQFRYFAGGSSTVRGYDYREIGPTEKRFTFFGDDYYVGGELRLVQNAEIKYKITENLRVYSFLDAGGVWRSASDFDIGDMKYSIGLGLGFNIPRLGPIRVDYGFPLNPDEDQGSGRLHLQTGLKF